Part of the Actinomycetota bacterium genome is shown below.
AATTAAATATTTTTATATTATTAAAAGGTAGTCTTATGAAAGAGAATGAATATATTACTATTCCTCAGTTAGCTAAAATTTTAGGTTTAAGTAGAATTGCTGTTTATAAGAAAGTTAAAAAAGGAGAGATAGAGGCAATAAGGATAGGAAGAAATTTTGCTATATCCAAAAAATATATAGTTGATATTGAAGGTAAAACATTGAGAGATAAGGAAAAGAAAGAAATTGATAAGGCTGTAAAAAAGACAGTTAAAGAGTATGGTGAAGTATTAAAACTTTTAGGCAGAGGAGGATGAAGATAATCACTGTAAAATATATAGAATATGTTGCTTTTAGATTAGCAAAGGAAACACTATCCTTTAATGAACCAATTCCAGATTTTTCAACACGGTATCCTAATATTTTAGAAAGTTGTTTAATAACACCTTTTCAAAAATTCTCTGGAAAATCTCTTTATCCCACTCTTTTATCTAAAGCAAGCATTCTTTTTTATCTTATGATTAAAAACCATCCCTTTCAAAATGGTAATAAAAGAATTGCTATGACTACTTTGTTTGTTCTTCTTTATAGAAATAAAAAATGGATTAAAGTTGATACACAAGAATTGTACAATTTCACAGTATGGGTTGCTCAAAGTCCTGCAAAAGTTAAGAACGAAACAGTAAAAGCAGTAGAGAAATTTTTAAAAACATATATAATAAACCTCAATAAGTAGATTATTTTTAAAAGATTGCATTTGTAATTTTTTAATAGTAATAATAAATTTATACTTATATTGGATTTTACTAATTCAATACATTAATGTTTCAAATGTTTAAAATAAGGAGTTACATTGAAAAAA
Proteins encoded:
- a CDS encoding helix-turn-helix domain-containing protein encodes the protein MKENEYITIPQLAKILGLSRIAVYKKVKKGEIEAIRIGRNFAISKKYIVDIEGKTLRDKEKKEIDKAVKKTVKEYGEVLKLLGRGG
- a CDS encoding type II toxin-antitoxin system death-on-curing family toxin → MKIITVKYIEYVAFRLAKETLSFNEPIPDFSTRYPNILESCLITPFQKFSGKSLYPTLLSKASILFYLMIKNHPFQNGNKRIAMTTLFVLLYRNKKWIKVDTQELYNFTVWVAQSPAKVKNETVKAVEKFLKTYIINLNK